The nucleotide sequence CCATTTTTCAGATCATCTATATCTAAATCTTCATAATCGATATCTACATCTTCATTTTCATAGCCAGCATCTACATTTTCTCCGCTGACATTTTCTTGAACATCTTGTGGCCTTATTGGTTCCACTTTAGAATCTTCATTACCCTCTATATTAACATCCAAATCTTCAGTTTCATCTTCTATTGATTCTTTTAATTCTATTTCATTGTTATTATCAGATAACACTTTAACATCAAGGCATAATGCTTGTAGCTCTTTAATAAGAACCTTAAATGCTTCCGGTATTCCTGGTTCAGGTATATTTTCACCTTTAACTATAGCCTCATATGTTTTAACTCTTCCAACAACATCATCAGATTTTACTGTAAGTATTTCTTGGAGTGTATGTGCAGCACCATAAGCTTCAAGTGCCCAAACTTCCATTTCTCCAAATCTCTGACCACCAAATTGAGCTTTACCACCCAATGGCTGTTGTGTTACTAACGAGTACGGACCAGTTGATCTAGCATGAATCTTATCATCAACTAGATGGGCAAGTTTAAGTATATACATATACCCTACTGTAACTCTATTATCAAAAGCCTCTCCGGTTCTACCATCATATAGTACAGTCTTACCGTCTTCAGCATATCCTGCTCTCTTAAGGCATTCAACTATCTCTGGCTCCAATGCTCCATCAAATACTGGTGTAGCAATATGCCATCCTAGATTAGCAGCAGCCCAGCCAAGATGAACTTCCAAAACCTGACCTATATTCATACGAGAAGGAACTCCAAGTGGGTTAAGACATATTTGAAGAGGTCTTCCGTCTGGTAAGAAAGGCATATCTTCTTCAGGTAATACTCTTGAAATAACACCCTTATTACCATGTCTTCCTGACATTTTATCTCCGACAGATATTTTTCTTTTCTGCGCAATATAACATCTTACAAGCTCATTTACACCAGGAGGTAATTCATCACCATTTTCCCTTGTGAATATTTTTACATCAACTATTATTCCAGCTTCTCCATGTGGAACTCTAAGAGATGTATCTCTTACTTCCCTTGCTTTTTCACCAAATATTGCTCTTAAAAGTCTTTCTTCTGCTGTAAGTTCAGTTTCACCCTTTGGTGTAACCTTTCCAACAAGTATGTCACCTGATCTAACTTCAGCACCTATTCTTATTATTCCTCTTTCGTCAATATCCTTAAGAGCATCCTCACCAACGTTTGGTATATCTCTAGTTATTTCCTCAGGTCCTAGCTTTGTATCTCTAGCTTCTGCTTCATACTCTTCTATATGGATAGAAGTAAACACATCATCACGAACAAGCTGCTCTGATATAAGCATAGCATCCTCGTAGTTGTATCCTTCCCATGTTATGAATCCCATTCTTATGTTTCTACCAAGTGCAATCTCTCCTAAATCAGTTGACTGTCCATCTGCTAAAACAGTTCCCTTCTCAACCTTTTCATTCTTTTCTACAATAGGTCTTTGATTTATGCACGTACCTTGGTTTGATCTTTTAAACTTAAGAAGTCTGTATGTGTCAACTCCGCCATCACTATCACGTCTTACTCTTACTTCATTTGCACTTACATACTCAACAACTCCGGCATTTCTAGCCTTAGGTAGAATTCCTGAATCTACCGCTGCTTTATGCTCTATACCAGTACCAACTACAGGCGCTTGAGGTTTCAAAAGTGGAACAGCCTGACGTTGCATGTTTGATCCCATAAGGGCACGGCTGGCATCGTCATTTTCAAGGAAAGGAATCATAGCAGTTGCGACAGATACCATCTGCCTTGCTGAAACATCCATTAAATCAACTTCATTTGCAGGAACAACTAAAACTTCATCTGGAGCTCTTACAGTTATCTTTTTATCTATAAAATATCCATTTTCATCTAAAGCTTCATTAGCTCTTGCTATTAAACAACGATCTTCTTCATCCGCTGTAATATAATGAATTTCATCAGTTACTCTTCCTTGCTCCTTATCTACAGTTCTATAAGGAGTTTCTACAAAGCCATACTCATTTACCTTTGCATATGTTGCAAGTGAGTTTATAAGTCCTATATTAGGTCCTTCTGGTGTCTCTATAGGGCACATTCTTCCATAATGAGAGTGATGAACGTCTCTTACTTCAAATCCTGCTCTTTCTCTCGAAAGTCCTCCAGGTCCTAACGCAGACAATCTTCTCTTATGTGTAAGCTCTGATAGAGGATTAATCTGATCCATGAACTGAGAAAGCTGTGAACTTCCAAAGAACTCTTTAATTGATGCAGCCACTGGTCTTATGTTTATAAGAGCTTGTGGAGTTATAACTTCTTGATCTTGAATAGTCATTCTCTCTTTAACTACTCTTTCCATTCTTGAAAGACCAATTCTAAATTGATTTTGAAGCAATTCACCAACAGATCTAACTCTTCTATTTCCAAGATGATCTATATCATCTACATTACCAATTCCGTAAGCTAATCCTAACTCATAGCTTACTGTTGCAAACATATCATCTTTGATAATATGTTTTGGAACTAACTTATGAACATTCTTCTTAAGCTGTTCTTTTATCGCTTCTTCATCTGTATAGTTCTCCAAAATTTCTTTGAGAACAGGATAATATACTAGCTCTCTAATATTTAAATCGCTTATGTCAAACTTTATGTAACTTTTTATATCAACAAAATTATTACCAATAACTCTTATTATATTG is from Clostridium acetobutylicum ATCC 824 and encodes:
- the rpoB gene encoding DNA-directed RNA polymerase subunit beta yields the protein MIHPVQVGKRTRMSFSKLDEIGVMPNLIEVQLDSYQWFLDNGLQEIFDDINPIQDYTGNLILEFIGYKLDMDNIKYSVEECKERDTTYAAPLKVKVRLLNKETGEVKEQEVFMGDFPLMTEQGTFIINGAERVIVSQLVRSPGAYYDYIVDKNGKKLFSATVIPNRGAWLEYETDSNSVIHVRIDKTRKLPITILVRAMGFGSDAEIVNYFGEEERLKATIEKDNTKTREEALLEIYKRLRPGEPPTVDSAFSLINSLFFDPKRYDLSRVGRYKFNKKLAVSIRIANKTAAKDIVNPETGEIIVEKGQRISKEKALEIQNSGINSVDISVDDNIIRVIGNNFVDIKSYIKFDISDLNIRELVYYPVLKEILENYTDEEAIKEQLKKNVHKLVPKHIIKDDMFATVSYELGLAYGIGNVDDIDHLGNRRVRSVGELLQNQFRIGLSRMERVVKERMTIQDQEVITPQALINIRPVAASIKEFFGSSQLSQFMDQINPLSELTHKRRLSALGPGGLSRERAGFEVRDVHHSHYGRMCPIETPEGPNIGLINSLATYAKVNEYGFVETPYRTVDKEQGRVTDEIHYITADEEDRCLIARANEALDENGYFIDKKITVRAPDEVLVVPANEVDLMDVSARQMVSVATAMIPFLENDDASRALMGSNMQRQAVPLLKPQAPVVGTGIEHKAAVDSGILPKARNAGVVEYVSANEVRVRRDSDGGVDTYRLLKFKRSNQGTCINQRPIVEKNEKVEKGTVLADGQSTDLGEIALGRNIRMGFITWEGYNYEDAMLISEQLVRDDVFTSIHIEEYEAEARDTKLGPEEITRDIPNVGEDALKDIDERGIIRIGAEVRSGDILVGKVTPKGETELTAEERLLRAIFGEKAREVRDTSLRVPHGEAGIIVDVKIFTRENGDELPPGVNELVRCYIAQKRKISVGDKMSGRHGNKGVISRVLPEEDMPFLPDGRPLQICLNPLGVPSRMNIGQVLEVHLGWAAANLGWHIATPVFDGALEPEIVECLKRAGYAEDGKTVLYDGRTGEAFDNRVTVGYMYILKLAHLVDDKIHARSTGPYSLVTQQPLGGKAQFGGQRFGEMEVWALEAYGAAHTLQEILTVKSDDVVGRVKTYEAIVKGENIPEPGIPEAFKVLIKELQALCLDVKVLSDNNNEIELKESIEDETEDLDVNIEGNEDSKVEPIRPQDVQENVSGENVDAGYENEDVDIDYEDLDIDDLKNGLGLEDFNDEH